A stretch of Longimicrobium sp. DNA encodes these proteins:
- the gcvH gene encoding glycine cleavage system protein GcvH — translation MANVPQDLRYTKEHEYLKPTGDEGVYFVGITDYAQGELGDVVFVELPNPGAHFDAMQTFGTIEAVKAVSDLYCPVAGEVVEANGALDANPAAVNGDPYGEGWMIKLRVDNQADVDALLDAAAYEQLIG, via the coding sequence ATGGCGAACGTTCCGCAGGACCTGCGATACACGAAGGAGCACGAGTACCTGAAGCCCACCGGCGACGAGGGCGTGTACTTCGTGGGGATCACCGACTACGCCCAGGGCGAGCTCGGCGACGTGGTGTTCGTGGAGCTGCCCAACCCCGGCGCCCACTTCGACGCCATGCAGACGTTCGGGACCATCGAGGCGGTGAAGGCGGTGAGCGACCTGTACTGCCCCGTGGCCGGCGAGGTCGTCGAGGCCAACGGCGCGCTGGACGCCAACCCCGCCGCGGTGAACGGCGATCCGTACGGCGAGGGGTGGATGATCAAGCTGCGCGTGGACAACCAGGCCGACGTCGACGCGCTGCTGGATGCGGCCGCGTACGAGCAGCTGATCGGGTAG
- a CDS encoding metal-dependent hydrolase, translating to MATLTWHGHSCFTLETDEGKRIMIDPWIDENPMADIKTSDVEALDYILVSHGHWDHFADVVALAKKTEATVVATFELVSFVQEQGAKNGHGMNIGGAYVFDFGRVKLTPALHTGSVAGDKDGTHTTDPSGFLISLNSGQRIYHAGDTALIMDMQLLRGSVDVAILPIGDNFTMGPEDAARAVEMIEPEVVIPMHYNTFPVIEQNPEGFRTLVGDKARVEILQPGGTYTI from the coding sequence ATGGCTACGCTCACCTGGCACGGGCACTCCTGCTTCACCCTCGAGACCGACGAGGGGAAGCGGATCATGATCGATCCGTGGATCGACGAGAACCCGATGGCCGACATCAAGACGTCCGACGTCGAGGCGCTCGACTACATCCTCGTGTCGCACGGGCACTGGGACCACTTCGCGGACGTGGTGGCGCTGGCGAAGAAGACCGAGGCCACCGTCGTCGCCACCTTCGAGCTCGTTTCCTTCGTGCAGGAGCAGGGGGCGAAGAACGGCCACGGGATGAACATCGGCGGGGCGTACGTGTTCGACTTCGGGCGGGTGAAGCTGACGCCGGCGCTGCACACCGGGAGCGTGGCGGGCGACAAGGACGGCACGCACACCACGGATCCGAGCGGCTTCCTCATCTCCCTGAACAGCGGCCAGCGCATCTACCACGCGGGCGACACGGCGCTGATCATGGACATGCAGCTGCTGCGCGGCTCCGTCGACGTGGCCATCCTCCCCATCGGCGACAACTTCACCATGGGGCCCGAGGACGCCGCGCGCGCGGTGGAGATGATCGAGCCGGAGGTCGTCATCCCCATGCACTACAACACCTTCCCGGTCATCGAGCAGAACCCGGAAGGCTTCCGCACCCTCGTCGGCGACAAGGCCCGCGTGGAGATCCTGCAGCCGGGCGGGACGTACACGATCTGA
- a CDS encoding amino acid adenylation domain-containing protein produces the protein MTDLQDRLSALSPAKRALLEQMRVAGAAPIPRIAGTAAPLSAEQRRLWYQLQLAPRHPVYTIPQGFRLRGEVDADALLGALRDVVERHEALRTAFRESAGTPVQVVGDGSAFEPEYLDLRGDEWAESEANYQMDDFARRTFELARGDVFHARLVRQDEDDYRLLLAVHHIAADGWSMAVMLRDLSAFYAARVAGTEPRLDPPPLRFRDWAAWQQRPDAPPAAAEEAHWREALKGARHVLEIPPDRPRPPVQAWEGQKTPFDLPPSLGTGIRALARHEGATPFAVMAAAFALVLSRYAGEEDLLLGTLLANRPRPELEGVVGFFANTLPLRLRLDGDPTAAELVRRAHAAAVGAQEHAALPFDRIVEIADVRRDFSRPPLVQAVLTWADAPSTSLSLPGVAVETLHLDSLTSIFELTLAIEDRGDGVAGAFQYNSELFEHVTIQRMATHLEAVLAAFAADPGQRISSVRLAWASETRTVERWSVAPSAPPPGACIHQLFERQVEETPERTAIVWEGDGVSYAELDRRANRIAHALREMGVGPEKRVAVCLERTPTLIAAMLGVLKAGGAYVPLDPAHPSARHQAVLRLSGARWILGGPAVRASAAGIEGVQLIDPIPLLDKSGDGAEHPQLSTQHSAVSTPSPENLAYVIFTSGSTGGPKGVEIEHRSAVAMLEWMRGLLSGEGRSGVLGSTSVTFDVSIAEIFGTLVWGGTLVLIENALAELPPEPPLRAAAMVPTAAAELLREGRFPPRVESVLLGGEPVPLPLVRELIQLPAVRRVLNLYGPTEDTTYTSCAELDPLALRVSVGRPIDGGRVYVLDPLLRHAGAAVPGEVWTAGAGVARGYASRPALTAERFRPDPHGPPGTRMYRTLDRGRWREDGSLEYLGRGDAQVKVRGYRIELEEVEQALAAHPAVAEAAATARGETGAGRRLVAYLVAKAGAEMPAAAELRSFARERLPEYMVPQAFVWVDALPRTSSGKLDRRALPEYEGDGMLPQDTYVAPRNPVEQRLAEIWRQVLDVERVGVHDDFFDLGGQSILAMRLVARVREELGAHVAVAELLQAPTLADMAQAITGRHDSVKLPLVPLQTFGDRPPLFLAHPAGGHVVCYRGLAILLASEQPVYALQPLGVQRGETPISSIPEMAAYYVAALRGMRARGPYRLGGWSFGGVVAWEMAQQLAAAGEEVDLLCLFDTSPHTPETIRIDLGDPAEVVWWTVGGVAGYGAASRVSVDELREFEGRELVRQMIVRMNAPHLLDESRVDDILLLTDLRAANLRAQGTYTPRPYPGHLTYFRTAGSEDADGFSFGEAFWSELALGGTTAHHVGGTHSTILDEPYVETLAEVILGGKSG, from the coding sequence ATGACCGACCTGCAAGACCGGCTCTCCGCCCTTTCCCCCGCCAAGCGCGCGCTCCTGGAGCAGATGCGCGTGGCCGGCGCGGCGCCCATCCCGCGCATCGCCGGCACGGCGGCGCCGCTCAGCGCCGAGCAGCGGCGGCTCTGGTACCAGCTGCAGCTGGCGCCGCGGCACCCCGTCTACACCATCCCGCAGGGCTTCCGCCTGCGCGGCGAGGTCGACGCCGACGCGCTGCTGGGCGCGCTGCGCGACGTGGTCGAGCGGCACGAGGCGCTGCGCACCGCCTTCCGTGAGAGCGCGGGCACGCCGGTGCAGGTGGTGGGCGACGGGTCGGCGTTCGAGCCGGAATACCTCGACCTCCGCGGCGACGAGTGGGCGGAGAGCGAGGCCAACTACCAGATGGACGACTTCGCCCGGCGCACCTTCGAGCTGGCCCGCGGCGACGTCTTCCACGCGCGGCTGGTGCGCCAGGACGAGGACGACTACCGCCTGCTGCTGGCCGTGCACCACATCGCCGCCGACGGGTGGTCGATGGCGGTGATGCTGCGCGACCTGAGCGCCTTCTACGCCGCGCGCGTGGCGGGGACGGAGCCGCGGCTCGACCCGCCGCCGCTGCGCTTCCGTGACTGGGCGGCGTGGCAGCAGCGCCCCGACGCGCCGCCGGCCGCGGCCGAGGAGGCGCACTGGCGCGAGGCGCTGAAGGGCGCGCGCCACGTGCTGGAGATCCCGCCCGACCGGCCGCGGCCGCCGGTGCAGGCGTGGGAGGGGCAGAAGACGCCGTTCGACCTGCCGCCGTCGCTGGGGACGGGGATCCGCGCGCTCGCCCGCCACGAGGGCGCCACCCCCTTCGCGGTGATGGCGGCGGCGTTCGCGCTGGTGCTCTCGCGCTACGCGGGCGAGGAGGACCTCCTGCTCGGCACGCTGCTGGCCAACCGCCCGCGCCCGGAGCTGGAGGGGGTGGTCGGCTTCTTCGCCAACACGCTGCCGCTGCGCCTGCGGCTGGACGGCGATCCCACCGCGGCCGAATTGGTGCGGCGCGCGCACGCGGCCGCCGTGGGCGCGCAGGAGCACGCAGCGCTCCCCTTCGACCGCATCGTGGAGATCGCGGACGTGCGCCGCGATTTCAGCCGGCCGCCGCTGGTGCAGGCGGTGCTCACCTGGGCCGACGCGCCGTCCACCTCGCTCTCGCTCCCAGGCGTCGCAGTCGAGACGCTGCACCTGGACTCGCTGACCTCCATCTTCGAGCTCACGCTGGCCATCGAGGACCGCGGAGATGGGGTCGCCGGCGCGTTCCAGTACAACAGCGAGCTGTTCGAGCACGTCACCATCCAGCGCATGGCCACGCACCTGGAGGCGGTGCTGGCCGCGTTCGCCGCCGACCCGGGGCAGCGCATCTCCAGCGTGCGCTTGGCCTGGGCGTCGGAGACGCGGACGGTGGAGCGGTGGAGCGTGGCCCCGTCCGCGCCGCCGCCCGGCGCGTGCATCCACCAGCTCTTCGAACGCCAGGTCGAGGAGACGCCCGAGCGCACCGCGATCGTGTGGGAGGGTGATGGCGTCTCCTACGCGGAGCTCGACCGCCGCGCCAACCGCATCGCCCACGCGCTGCGTGAGATGGGCGTCGGCCCGGAGAAGCGCGTCGCCGTCTGCCTAGAACGGACGCCGACCCTGATTGCCGCCATGCTGGGGGTGCTGAAGGCGGGCGGCGCGTACGTCCCGCTCGACCCCGCGCATCCTTCCGCGCGGCACCAGGCCGTGCTCCGCCTCTCCGGCGCGCGCTGGATCCTCGGCGGCCCCGCTGTCCGCGCCTCAGCGGCGGGGATCGAGGGCGTGCAGTTGATCGATCCCATCCCGCTCCTCGACAAATCCGGCGACGGCGCCGAGCATCCCCAACTCAGCACTCAGCACTCAGCAGTCAGCACTCCATCCCCCGAAAATCTCGCCTACGTCATCTTCACCTCTGGCTCCACCGGCGGCCCCAAGGGGGTGGAGATCGAGCACCGCTCGGCGGTCGCGATGCTGGAGTGGATGCGCGGGCTGCTCTCCGGCGAGGGGCGGTCGGGCGTGCTGGGATCGACCTCAGTCACCTTCGACGTCTCCATCGCGGAGATCTTCGGCACGCTCGTCTGGGGTGGCACCCTCGTGCTGATCGAGAACGCGCTGGCCGAGCTGCCGCCCGAGCCGCCGCTGCGCGCCGCGGCGATGGTGCCCACCGCGGCGGCCGAGCTGCTGCGCGAGGGGCGCTTCCCGCCGCGGGTGGAGAGCGTGCTGCTGGGGGGCGAGCCGGTGCCGCTCCCTCTCGTGCGCGAGCTGATCCAGCTCCCCGCCGTGCGCCGCGTGCTCAATCTCTACGGGCCCACGGAGGATACGACGTACACCAGCTGCGCCGAGCTGGACCCGCTGGCGCTGCGAGTCTCCGTGGGCCGGCCGATCGACGGCGGGCGCGTGTACGTGCTCGATCCCCTCCTCCGCCATGCGGGCGCCGCCGTCCCCGGCGAGGTGTGGACCGCGGGCGCCGGCGTGGCGCGCGGCTACGCGTCGCGCCCCGCGCTCACCGCCGAGCGCTTCCGGCCCGATCCGCACGGGCCGCCGGGAACGCGCATGTACCGCACGCTGGACCGGGGCCGCTGGCGCGAGGACGGTTCGCTCGAGTACCTGGGCCGCGGCGACGCGCAGGTGAAGGTGCGCGGCTACCGCATCGAGCTCGAGGAGGTGGAGCAGGCGCTCGCCGCGCATCCCGCTGTCGCCGAGGCCGCGGCTACCGCGCGCGGCGAGACGGGCGCGGGGCGCCGCCTCGTCGCCTATCTCGTGGCGAAGGCGGGCGCGGAGATGCCGGCCGCGGCGGAGTTGCGGTCGTTCGCGCGCGAGCGCCTGCCCGAGTACATGGTGCCACAGGCGTTCGTGTGGGTGGACGCGCTCCCGCGGACGTCGAGCGGGAAGCTGGACCGCCGCGCCCTCCCCGAGTACGAGGGCGACGGGATGTTGCCGCAGGACACGTACGTCGCGCCGCGCAACCCCGTGGAGCAGCGGCTGGCGGAGATCTGGCGGCAGGTGCTGGACGTGGAGCGGGTGGGCGTGCACGACGACTTCTTCGACCTGGGCGGCCAGTCGATCCTGGCGATGCGGCTGGTGGCCCGCGTGCGCGAGGAACTGGGCGCGCACGTGGCCGTGGCCGAGCTGCTGCAGGCGCCCACGCTGGCCGACATGGCGCAGGCCATCACCGGCCGGCACGACTCGGTGAAGCTGCCGCTGGTGCCGCTGCAGACCTTCGGCGACCGGCCGCCGCTCTTCCTGGCGCATCCGGCGGGCGGCCACGTGGTGTGCTACCGTGGCCTCGCCATCCTCCTGGCCAGCGAGCAGCCCGTCTACGCCCTGCAGCCGCTGGGCGTGCAGCGGGGCGAGACGCCGATCTCCTCGATCCCCGAGATGGCGGCGTACTACGTGGCCGCGCTGCGCGGGATGCGCGCGCGCGGGCCGTACCGGCTGGGCGGCTGGTCGTTCGGCGGGGTGGTGGCGTGGGAGATGGCGCAGCAGCTGGCGGCCGCCGGCGAGGAGGTGGACCTGCTCTGCCTGTTCGACACCTCGCCGCACACGCCGGAGACGATCAGGATCGACCTGGGCGACCCGGCCGAGGTGGTGTGGTGGACGGTGGGCGGAGTGGCGGGATACGGCGCCGCGTCGCGCGTCAGCGTCGACGAGCTGCGCGAGTTCGAGGGGCGCGAGCTGGTGCGGCAGATGATCGTGCGGATGAACGCGCCGCACCTGCTGGACGAGAGCCGCGTGGACGACATCCTGCTGCTGACGGACCTGCGCGCCGCCAACCTGCGCGCGCAGGGCACCTACACGCCGCGGCCGTATCCCGGCCACCTGACCTACTTCCGCACCGCGGGAAGCGAGGACGCCGACGGCTTCTCGTTCGGCGAGGCGTTCTGGAGCGAGCTGGCGCTGGGCGGAACGACGGCGCACCACGTGGGCGGCACCCACAGCACCATCCTCGACGAGCCCTACGTCGAGACCCTCGCCGAGGTGATCCTGGGCGGGAAGTCGGGTTGA
- a CDS encoding twin-arginine translocation signal domain-containing protein gives MSERQDETTVASRRQFLGKAAATAVAATAIPSVLAACGESATASEATHQPVSNGLRASLNGGRDPGVTLHKMVAGTIGSAPDVKIPALEKGGTTKYLQRIITDNSRVGTGLATVCKKTYSFSDGTTVTVSVQDSNGRAYAPRTVNKNSDLAYAMKDALSTNPLVDGVLKSSLNAGSAVVALSKSSIVAFQDSVASDFYGNHLDIVSRGFSDLFNTTVSGITIASTTRDLNRC, from the coding sequence ATGAGCGAGAGGCAAGACGAGACCACCGTGGCAAGCCGCCGCCAGTTCCTGGGCAAGGCCGCCGCGACGGCCGTGGCGGCCACGGCCATCCCCAGCGTGCTGGCGGCGTGCGGCGAGAGCGCCACCGCCTCGGAAGCGACGCACCAGCCGGTGTCGAACGGGCTGCGTGCCTCGCTCAACGGCGGGCGCGATCCCGGCGTGACGCTGCACAAGATGGTGGCGGGCACCATCGGCTCGGCGCCGGACGTCAAGATCCCGGCGCTGGAGAAGGGTGGGACCACCAAGTACCTGCAGCGCATCATCACCGACAACAGCCGCGTGGGCACCGGGCTGGCCACGGTGTGCAAGAAGACCTACAGCTTCTCCGACGGCACCACCGTGACCGTGTCGGTGCAGGACAGCAACGGCCGGGCGTACGCGCCGCGCACCGTCAACAAGAACTCGGACCTGGCGTACGCCATGAAGGACGCGCTCTCCACCAACCCGCTGGTGGACGGCGTGCTGAAGAGCAGCCTGAACGCCGGCAGCGCGGTGGTGGCGCTGAGCAAGTCGTCGATCGTGGCGTTCCAGGACAGCGTGGCGTCGGACTTCTACGGCAACCACCTGGACATCGTGTCGCGCGGGTTCAGCGACCTGTTCAACACCACGGTGTCGGGGATCACGATCGCCTCGACCACGCGCGACCTGAACCGCTGCTGA
- a CDS encoding lamin tail domain-containing protein encodes MLRLRSWSLPALGTLAALALAACDAPRSTLPLTPAAPAAPRAVTIPAQGTLATLDVGNWNLEWFGDASNGPTNDALQLSNVKDVVSGTDLDVWGLEEVVDATEWNSLKSLPGYAGILSNDAAVTNGPAYYSATEQKVALLWKTASASLVSAKVILTANDFDFAGRPPLEVKLHVTVNGGSEDIVFIVLHMKAFNDAASWQRRQNAANALKSYLDTTYPTQKVMVIGDWNDDVDTSITAGQPTPFAGFVGDPARYTYPTAALSSAGIASTVTYPDFIDHQLDTNEMYATYVAGSAQAYRVDSYIASYGTTTTDHLPVLSRYVFGGGGGGTPTVTVTSPNGGESWAGGSSHAITWTSSNVTSVKLDYSLDGGATWTPITSSTPASTGSYTWTVPSSGSTNAKVRATDTGSSASDASNAAFTITTASPAKVIINEILANEPGSSTAGEFVELVNVGGTAISIAGWTISDATGVRHTFAAGTTLDAGKAIVVFAGSSAIPAGLTNAVAASTGALSLANGGDSVILKNGATTIDSFAYSSTLAGTDGVSMNRSPDASATGSFVLHTTLSTLTSSAGKRVNGTAF; translated from the coding sequence ATGCTCCGTCTCCGAAGCTGGTCCCTTCCCGCGCTGGGCACGCTGGCCGCGCTCGCGCTGGCCGCGTGCGACGCGCCGCGCTCGACCCTTCCCCTCACCCCCGCCGCTCCGGCGGCGCCACGGGCGGTCACCATTCCCGCGCAGGGAACGCTGGCCACGCTCGACGTCGGCAACTGGAACCTGGAGTGGTTCGGCGACGCGTCGAACGGGCCCACCAACGACGCGCTGCAGCTTTCCAACGTGAAGGACGTGGTCTCCGGCACCGACCTGGACGTGTGGGGGCTGGAGGAGGTGGTGGACGCCACCGAGTGGAACTCGCTGAAGTCGCTGCCGGGCTATGCGGGGATCCTGTCGAACGACGCGGCGGTGACCAACGGCCCGGCGTACTACTCGGCCACCGAGCAGAAGGTGGCCCTGCTCTGGAAGACCGCCTCGGCCTCGCTGGTGAGCGCGAAGGTGATCCTGACCGCCAACGACTTCGACTTCGCCGGGCGGCCGCCGCTGGAGGTGAAGCTGCACGTGACCGTGAACGGCGGCAGCGAGGACATCGTCTTCATCGTGCTGCACATGAAGGCGTTCAACGACGCGGCCAGCTGGCAGCGCCGGCAGAACGCGGCCAACGCGCTCAAGTCGTACCTCGACACCACCTATCCCACGCAGAAGGTGATGGTGATCGGCGACTGGAACGACGACGTGGACACCTCGATCACCGCCGGGCAGCCCACCCCCTTCGCCGGTTTCGTGGGTGATCCGGCGCGCTACACCTATCCCACCGCGGCGCTCTCGAGCGCGGGGATCGCGTCCACGGTCACCTACCCCGACTTCATCGACCACCAGCTGGACACCAACGAGATGTACGCCACCTACGTGGCGGGCTCGGCGCAGGCGTACCGCGTGGACAGCTACATCGCCAGCTACGGCACCACCACCACCGACCACCTCCCGGTGCTCAGCCGCTACGTCTTCGGCGGCGGTGGGGGCGGCACGCCCACGGTCACCGTCACCTCGCCCAACGGCGGCGAGTCGTGGGCGGGCGGAAGCAGCCACGCCATCACCTGGACGTCGTCGAACGTCACCAGCGTGAAGCTCGACTACTCGCTGGACGGCGGCGCCACGTGGACGCCCATCACCAGCAGCACCCCGGCGTCGACGGGAAGCTACACGTGGACGGTGCCGAGCTCGGGGAGCACGAACGCGAAGGTTCGCGCCACCGACACGGGGTCGAGCGCGAGCGACGCGAGCAACGCCGCGTTCACCATCACCACCGCGAGCCCGGCGAAGGTGATCATCAACGAGATCCTGGCCAACGAGCCGGGAAGCAGCACCGCCGGCGAGTTCGTGGAGCTGGTGAACGTGGGCGGCACCGCCATCTCCATCGCCGGGTGGACGATCAGCGACGCGACCGGCGTGCGCCACACCTTCGCCGCGGGGACGACGCTCGACGCGGGGAAGGCGATCGTCGTGTTCGCCGGATCGAGCGCCATTCCCGCCGGGCTGACCAACGCGGTGGCGGCGAGCACCGGCGCGCTGAGCCTGGCCAACGGCGGCGACTCGGTGATCCTGAAGAACGGGGCCACGACGATCGACTCCTTCGCCTACTCGTCGACGCTGGCGGGGACGGACGGGGTGTCGATGAACCGCAGCCCCGACGCCAGCGCCACCGGTTCGTTCGTGCTGCACACCACGCTGAGCACGCTCACGTCGTCGGCCGGCAAGCGGGTGAACGGCACCGCGTTCTAG
- a CDS encoding porin codes for MKTTMLAAAALLAVPAAALAQADTTARVTFGAFVDGYYAYDFNRPAGHDRAFTTQAARHDEFNVNLAHVEAKYQSAAARGRLALQAGTSVQFNYAGEPDSIAGVSNFLPHLQEAWAGLALGRTVWIDAGIFFSHLGSEGWISADLPTYTRSLAAEFSPYYETGVRATWQATPSLTATLAVVNGWQNIAENNHDKAVGARLDWAASPAVTVSYSNFVGREPNASTGVQGVRFFNDLSARIAAGPLLIIPTADLGTQEGDTWYAASLVGRYAVTPAVAVNGRVERYDDRDGVLTPGLRTNGASLGIDVARGPALWRTEVRGFFGAPRGTFPARGGARSSDLAAVTSLSLRL; via the coding sequence ATGAAAACCACGATGCTGGCGGCCGCGGCCCTGCTGGCCGTGCCGGCCGCCGCGCTCGCGCAGGCCGACACCACCGCGCGCGTGACCTTCGGCGCGTTCGTCGACGGCTACTACGCGTACGACTTCAACCGCCCCGCCGGCCACGACCGCGCGTTCACCACGCAGGCCGCGCGGCACGACGAGTTCAACGTCAACCTGGCGCACGTCGAGGCGAAGTATCAGTCCGCCGCGGCGCGCGGGCGGCTGGCGCTGCAGGCGGGCACCAGCGTGCAGTTCAACTACGCCGGCGAGCCGGACTCCATCGCCGGCGTGAGCAACTTCCTGCCGCACCTGCAGGAGGCGTGGGCGGGGTTGGCGCTGGGCCGCACGGTGTGGATCGACGCGGGGATCTTCTTCTCGCACCTGGGCAGCGAGGGGTGGATCTCGGCCGACCTGCCCACCTACACGCGCTCGCTGGCGGCCGAGTTCTCGCCCTACTACGAGACCGGCGTGCGGGCCACGTGGCAGGCGACCCCTTCGCTCACGGCCACGCTCGCGGTGGTGAACGGCTGGCAGAACATCGCCGAGAACAACCACGACAAGGCGGTGGGCGCGCGGCTCGACTGGGCGGCCTCGCCCGCGGTCACCGTCTCGTACTCGAACTTCGTGGGCCGCGAGCCGAACGCGTCCACGGGCGTTCAGGGGGTCCGCTTCTTCAACGACCTGAGCGCGCGCATCGCCGCGGGCCCGCTGCTCATCATCCCCACGGCGGACCTGGGGACGCAGGAGGGGGATACGTGGTACGCCGCCTCGCTGGTGGGCCGCTACGCGGTGACGCCCGCGGTGGCGGTGAACGGCCGCGTGGAGCGCTACGACGACCGCGACGGCGTGCTGACGCCCGGGCTCCGCACCAACGGCGCCTCGCTTGGCATCGACGTGGCGCGCGGGCCGGCGCTCTGGCGGACGGAGGTGCGCGGCTTCTTCGGCGCGCCGCGCGGCACCTTCCCCGCGCGCGGCGGCGCGAGGTCCTCCGACCTGGCGGCGGTGACGTCGCTGTCGCTGCGGCTGTAG
- a CDS encoding serine hydrolase, translating to MTATATKGALHETVRRIADEAGAQRVGVAWYDYETRAEWDLHGDDWFHAASTIKVPILLGVFGAAHRGHLVLESRVHVRNRFYSAAGGQPFRVESGRDANSEVHRQLGRTMKVDELAYHMIVTSSNLATNLLVDLVGIDEIRESVKELGVTGVELKRGVEDERAWEEGLNNRVTARGLISVLRPIEEGTAFSVELSARMLETLHDQEFRSGIPAGVPEGARVANKTGEISTVAHDAAIVYLPGRKPYCLAVLTQWEPGASGRSDTIARISRAVYEHLMAGGGADG from the coding sequence ATGACGGCAACGGCAACGAAGGGCGCGCTCCACGAGACGGTGCGGCGGATCGCGGACGAGGCGGGCGCGCAGCGCGTGGGCGTGGCCTGGTACGACTATGAGACGCGCGCGGAGTGGGACCTGCACGGCGACGACTGGTTCCACGCCGCGAGCACCATCAAGGTGCCCATCCTGCTGGGCGTGTTCGGCGCCGCGCACCGCGGGCACCTGGTGCTGGAGAGCCGCGTGCACGTGCGCAACCGCTTCTACAGCGCGGCCGGCGGCCAGCCGTTCCGCGTGGAGAGCGGCCGCGACGCCAACAGCGAGGTGCACCGCCAGCTCGGGCGGACGATGAAGGTGGACGAGCTGGCGTACCACATGATCGTCACCAGCAGCAACCTGGCGACCAACCTGCTGGTGGACCTGGTGGGGATCGACGAGATCCGCGAGTCGGTGAAGGAGCTGGGAGTGACGGGGGTGGAGCTGAAACGCGGTGTGGAGGACGAGCGCGCGTGGGAGGAAGGGCTGAACAACCGGGTGACGGCCAGGGGGCTGATCTCCGTCCTCCGCCCCATCGAGGAGGGGACGGCGTTCAGCGTGGAGCTGTCGGCGCGGATGCTGGAGACCCTGCACGACCAGGAGTTCCGCAGCGGCATCCCCGCCGGCGTGCCCGAGGGCGCGCGCGTGGCCAACAAGACGGGCGAGATCAGCACCGTGGCGCACGACGCGGCCATCGTCTACCTCCCCGGGCGGAAACCCTACTGCCTGGCCGTGCTCACGCAGTGGGAGCCCGGCGCCTCGGGGCGGAGCGACACCATCGCCCGCATCTCGCGCGCGGTCTACGAGCACCTGATGGCCGGGGGCGGCGCGGATGGCTGA
- a CDS encoding tetratricopeptide repeat protein, with protein MSAHDSDPHPALDRVAESGPDAAALLSLCSFFDPAHPVPVAALQAGGDALPPSLADALADDAARERLFDALLDAGAGGVAGGELVLNPAVAAAALERLDGDARRAWTAAAAAVMERAFPGDPVRPEDRDRGARLYPHAAAVARHAGEAGAGLAPAAQVLHLAGRYALEVREDPAGARALLVQAAELRARAHGEHDVRVAWDLTYLNGALLGLGEWAEMARNGVRAAEILEAEHGPLDRTVITHVNNAALLLMRAGETEAARGWFARALERAEAVFGGGHPFVATIVSNIGDLCLKAGDVLGARDAYRHALEIDERAYGPGHNSVARDLTKLGELLAAVGEPDAARGYLERAAAWFAETAGPDDPRTRSLRKTLAGLDG; from the coding sequence ATGAGCGCGCACGATTCCGATCCCCATCCCGCGCTCGATCGCGTGGCGGAGTCCGGCCCCGACGCCGCCGCGCTCCTCTCGCTCTGCTCCTTCTTCGATCCCGCGCACCCCGTCCCCGTCGCCGCGCTGCAGGCAGGTGGAGACGCGCTGCCGCCCTCGCTGGCCGATGCGCTGGCCGACGACGCGGCGCGCGAGCGGCTGTTCGACGCGCTGCTGGACGCGGGCGCCGGCGGCGTGGCGGGCGGCGAGCTGGTGCTGAACCCCGCCGTGGCCGCGGCCGCGCTCGAGCGGCTGGACGGCGACGCGCGCCGGGCGTGGACGGCCGCCGCGGCGGCGGTGATGGAGCGCGCCTTCCCCGGCGACCCCGTGCGCCCGGAGGACCGCGACCGCGGCGCGCGGCTGTATCCCCACGCCGCCGCCGTCGCGCGGCACGCGGGCGAGGCGGGCGCGGGGCTGGCGCCGGCCGCGCAGGTGCTGCACCTGGCCGGACGGTACGCGCTGGAGGTGCGGGAGGACCCCGCCGGGGCGCGCGCGCTGCTGGTGCAGGCCGCCGAGCTGCGCGCCCGCGCCCACGGCGAGCACGACGTGCGCGTGGCGTGGGACCTGACCTACCTCAACGGCGCGCTGCTGGGGCTGGGGGAATGGGCGGAGATGGCGCGCAACGGCGTGCGCGCGGCGGAGATCCTGGAAGCCGAGCACGGGCCGCTGGACCGCACCGTCATCACCCACGTGAACAACGCGGCGCTGCTGCTGATGCGCGCCGGCGAAACGGAGGCGGCGCGCGGCTGGTTCGCGCGCGCCCTGGAGCGCGCGGAGGCGGTGTTCGGCGGCGGCCATCCCTTCGTCGCCACGATCGTGAGCAACATCGGCGACCTGTGCCTGAAGGCGGGCGACGTCCTGGGCGCGCGCGACGCCTACCGCCACGCGCTGGAGATCGACGAGCGCGCGTACGGCCCCGGGCACAACAGCGTCGCCCGCGACCTGACCAAGCTGGGCGAGCTCCTGGCCGCGGTAGGCGAGCCCGACGCGGCGCGCGGCTACCTGGAGCGCGCCGCCGCCTGGTTCGCCGAGACGGCCGGCCCCGACGATCCCCGCACCCGCTCACTGCGCAAGACGCTGGCGGGGCTGGACGGCTGA